The following DNA comes from Desulfobaculum xiamenense.
CCCTTGAGTTCCGGCTTTACGCCGTCCTCGGTGAGCTTGAGGATGTGCAGGCCGAAGCTTTGGCCGACCTCAAAGGTCTTCTCCTGCGGGGAGAAGGCCACGGAGTGCAGGCTTAACTCCACGATGGCGAAATGCTCGTCGTATCCGTTTGGGGCGACCAGCAGGTCTGGCACCCAGAAGCGTACGGCTTCGCGCTTTTCTTCCTTTTCCGCCTTTTTCGCCTTGGCCTTTTCGTTTTCGTCGGATTTCGTCCATGACTCTCCGGTCACGGCCTTCCAGAGTTTCCTCGCTTCGCCGAGGTCGTCGCTAATGGCGAGGGCCGCCTTGAGCTTGTCCTTTGCTGCGTCGGGCTTGCCTAGCCGGATGAGCGCCTGTGCGCCGCCGAGGAAATGGGCGGCGTTGTCCGGCTCCACAACACCCGCGCGTTCGAACAGGTGAGCCGCCTTTTCGAAATCCTCCTTTTCCGCGAGGGCCTTGGCCGATTCCGAATAGGGGTTGGGGGCTGTCGCGTCGTGGCGCTTGTGCTCCAGAAACACCTTGTCGGCCTCGGCGTACTCGCCGTTGGCCACTTGCGCCTTGCCTGCCGCCAGCATGAACTGCGAGAAGCGGGGGATGTCCTTTCGCGCCTTGAAGGCGTACGCCAAGCCCCGCAACGCCTCTGCATTGTGCGGGTTCTGCTTCACGGCCTTCGTGAAGAGCGCGATGGCCTTCTCTTCGTCGAAATCGTCAAGACAGCGGAACCCCGCCTCGACGAGGTCGCGGTCTGCCCCCTTCTTCTGCTTGTCCTGCGCCGGTGTGGCGGATTTGATCAGCGCCTTGTCCAGCGCGGCGAGCATGGTCTCCTCTGTGAACGGCTTGACCAGAAAGCCCGAAGCCCCGGCTCGCGCGGCGGCGACGATGATCGCCTGCTCCTTCTTGGCGGACATGATGACGAAGGGCAGGGCGTGGAAGCGTGGCGTGGCGCGGAGTTTTTGAAGCAGGGCGATGCCGCTGTGCTTGCCCACAACGAGGTCGCACAGGACGAGGTAGCGTTTATCCTCGCCAAGCAGGCGTAGCGCATCGGGCACGGAGTCAGTCACGGCCGCCCCGGCGAAGCCGCCTTTGTTCAGATATGTGGCCAGAATCTTCCTGAGCGACGGATTCGTTTCCAGTGCCAGAACGAAAAATTCCTTTCGGGCGGTCATTGCATCCTCTGATGGTGGCGGCTCATAGCTAGATGACCCCATTGCCGCCGGTGGGGTGGGTGAGCATGGTGTTGAGGACTGGCTTCTGCAAGCGGGACAGGGCTATGGTCCGTTCCTGACGCAGGCGCTGGATGAGCGGGCGAAGCTGCTCCGGGTGGCATTTGTTGCGCACTCGGGCCTCGCGCTCGCGGAATATCTCCACGACCAGCGCTCGGTGGTATTCCGATGCCGGGCGCATTCTGGCGCGCTGTTCGGCGCGCTCGAAGATGCCGGCGCTGCCGAGGGGGCCGTGCTGCACGGCGGTGCTCCACAGCACCTCGCGCAGGACCACGGGGTGGGCGTCGAGGTCTATGCCCGTGCGCGAGCGGATTTCGCGAAGCGTCGGCGAGTAGTAGGTATTGTGGACGAAGTCGTCCTGCAGGCGTTCGAAGAGGCGGGGAAATTCGCCCGCAATTCTGCGCCATTCGTCCGGCATGACGCCATCGGTGGTGCCGGTGTTGGCCGGGCCGCATCGCTTCAGCCGCCGCGCCAGCGAAGGCGCGCGCGTGTCGAGATAGCTCACGAAGCGGCGCATGGTGCCCTTGCGCGAGGACATCTGGTACTTGCCGTAGGACGTGCCGCCCTTGTGGTCGTAGCCGATGGCGTACACGCCGCGAACGCCGGATTCGAACATGGCGCACAGCCCGCCAAGCGAGCGGCGATGCGCGATCTTCTCGCGGATTCTGTCCAGCCGCGTCACAGGTGGGGCAATGGCCGTCTCGGCCGTGTTCTCCAGCGCGGCCAGTGGCGGCATCTGCGTCTCGACCATGGCGAACAGCCGCCGCAGCTTTTCGGGGTTGCTCGCGATTTCGAGGAAGCGCTCCTTGTCCAGCGGATGGAAAGCGTCCTTGTCCACGGGCAGGCGCACGATGTGCCGCGAGACGCTGCCGTGGGCCACGCGGGCCGAGCGCGGAAGCGCCGGAAGCATGCGCGATGTGGTGCACAGCAGCGGATGCGGGGAGTTCGAGAGCATGGCCAGACACGGTTCCGCGTCGTCAGTTTCCCATGGCACGGGAAATTCGAGGGGCAGGCGGGTCGTGAAGTGTTCCGGGCCGGGCAGCGGATCGAGGGCGGCCGGATAGACCGCGCCGATCAGGTCGCGCATGGCTTCGGCCTCGGGGCTGACGTCGTGCGCGGCGATGCGGGCCGGAAGGTTCGGGGCCGGGGCGAGTGAAGCGATCAGCGCGTATTCGAGGGAAAAGACGCCAAGGACATAGCCGAGGATGACGGCAGGGTAGAGAACTCCCTTGCCATGTATGGTGCCGTTCATGACTGCCCGGATGGGCGAGACGAAGGCGCTGGCCGTCCCGCGCAGGGCGCTGCGCGCGGCGTCCGCGATCAGGCCGGTCATGCCGCGTTGGCGCAAAAGGCGCACCACGGCGGCGGATTCCTCTTCGGAGAGTGGGCGAAGGATGCAACGGACGAATCGCCCTGACGCGCATGCGACATGGCGTGCGCACGCGACAAGGCGCGTCCGGGTGGTACTGGACGGGAAATGTGTCTGCATCATGCCCATTTATCGTCACTTTCCCCGAAACGTTAAGGGCCGGAAGCAGAAGGCCTCACCGAAATGTCCGGTTCGACCTCAATTCTTCAATGGTGCACCAACGGCGGGGCTTCTGTCGAGAAGCTCGCCGAAGCATGTGCGCGGCTAGAATTCGAGCCGCAGGCCGCTGCCAGCGGCGTGGACGCGTCCGGGCAGCAGCTCGGAAAGTCCCTTGAGTCCCCTTTCGCCTGAGCAGTGGGCGGGGTAGACATGCTCCACGTGGAAGGCCTCCAGCGCGTTTGCGGATTCGCGGATGGCGTCCTGCGTGGCGTCCATGAGGTGCGTGCCGCCGACGACCGTATGCAGGCGGTCGATGCCGCGCGTTTCGCGAAGATGATTCAGCGTGTTCGCGACGCCGCTGTGGCAGCAGCCCAGCAGCAGCACCATGCCGCTTGCCGTGTCGAGAACGAGACAGGCGTCATCGGGCACGTGGTCCTGCTCCTTTCCCTGCGGGTCGCGGTAGAAGCCGTCGATGGCCTCGAACAATCCGGGAGTGCGGACGATGTCGGTGATGGCCGTTAGTCCGTGGTCCAGCGTTTGGCCGTCGGTCAGGCTGCGCATGTCCGGGGTGGGGGTGCCAGCGGGGAGTTCGGGAATGCCGATGAAGCGCGGAGCCTTGCCCTCTTCGAGGTCGTAGCGGTCGCGGCGGTATTCTGGATGGGCGTGGATGGGCGCGGTGAAGCCGTAGCGGAGCAGAGGGGCGATGCCCCCCGCGTGGTCCCAGTGACCGTGGGAGAGTGCCATGCCCGTGGCCCGGACCGGATTCACGCCCATGATTGCGGCATTGTCCAGAAAAGCGCTGGTCGCGCCGGAATCCCACAGCCACAGGTTGCCGTTGGCGAGGCCCACGGCACAGGAAAAGCCGTGTTCGTGCTTCAGAGTGGGATTAAGCGAGGTGTTGTCTACGAGAATGGAGATGGAGATGCTCATTTCGGCTCCGACTGCGGAAAGTGCTTGCCCCCCACGGGGAATTTCTTGGGATCGTCCTTGAAGAGCTTGTAGTTGATGGAGTCCACGAGGGCCTGCCAACTGGCGTGGATGACGTCGTAATGCACGCCAACGGTGGTCCAGCGGTCCGTGGCGTCGGCGGATTCGATGAGAACGCGCACGACGGAGGCCGTGCCGCCGGAGTCGCGCATGACGCCGTGCAGCACGCGGACCTTGAAGTCTTCCAGTCGCATCTCACCAAGGGTGGGGTAGAACGGCGTGAGCGCCTTGCGCAGGGCGACGTCGAGAGCGTTGACCTGGCCCTGACCCGTGGCCGCCGTGTGCTCCACCATTCCACCGACCTTCAGCATGACTGTGGCCTCGGCGTATGGCTCGGTGAAGCCTTCGCGCATGGAATCGACCACGTTGAAGTTGATGAGGTGGAAATAGCGCTTGGACCAGCCCATGGCCTTGAAAAACATGAGTTCGAAAGAGGCCTCGGCCGTGGAGTATTCGTAGCCCTGACTTTCGCGCGTTTTGACCTCGTCGAGCAGGTCGAGGACGGCGGAGTCGTTCTTATCCAGCGCATAGCCGTACTTCTTGGCCATGAACAGGATGTTGCTGCGGCCGGAGAGGTCAGAAAGCAGCACGCGCTGCTCGTTGCCGACGAGTTCCGGTCGGACGTGCTCGTAGGTCTCGGGATTGCGCAGCACGGCGCTGACGTGCACGCCGCCCTTATGCGCGAAGGCGGATTTGCCCACGTAGGGCTGGCGCATGAAGGGCCGCAGGTTGCAGAGTTCCGAGACGAATTGGCTGGTGGACGTGAGCAGCTTGAGTCTGCCCTCGGGCAGGCAGCGGAAGCGCCCCCCGCTTTTCAGCTCCAGATTGGGGATGATGGAGCAGAGGTTGGCGTTGCCGCAGCGTTCGCCGAAGCCGTTGATGGTGCCCTGCACCTGCACCGCGCCTGCGAAGACCGCTTCCACGGCGTTGGCCACGGCGGTTTCGGAGTCGTTGTGCGTGTGGATGCCGAGCTGTGCCTCGGGCAGCGCCGCGCGCACCGTCTGCACGATCTCGCGGACCTCGAAGGGCAGCGAGCCGCCGTTGGTGTCGCACAGCACAAGGACCTTCGCCCCGGCCTCGTGGGCGTGGCGCAGGCAGGCAAGCGCGTAGTCCGGGTTCTTTCGGTAGCCATCGAAGAAGTGTTCGGCGTCGAAGAAGACCTCGGGCGCGTGGGCGCACATGTGGGAGATGGAATCGGAGATGATGTCGAGGTTGCGCTCCAGACTGACGCGCAAGGCCTCGGTGACGTGCAGATCCCACGTCTTGCCGAAGAGGGTGACGGCGTCCGGTTCGGCCTCGACGAGGGCGCGGAGGTTCGCATCATCCGCGGCGCGGCCTTTGGGATTGCATGTGCTTCCAAAGGCCGCGATCCGCGAATGCGAAAGGTCGTATTGCCTGATCTCCTGAAAGAAGGAGCGGTCCGTTTCGTTGGAACCGGGCCAACCGCCTTCGATGTAATCTACGCCCAGCGCGTCGAGCTTTCCGGCGATGCGGATCTTGTCTGCGGTGGAGAGGCTGATTTCCTCGGCCTGGGTCCCGTCTCTTAGCGTGGTGTCGTAGATGGAGATTTGTTTCATGGCATCAACACTTCATCCTGTCTTTCTCCAGTTCGAAAGCTTCGTGCAGGGTGCGCACGGCCAACTCGGTGTATTTCTCCTCGATGAGGCAGGTGACCTTGATCTCGGAGGTGGAGATCATGAGGATGTTGATGCCCTCGTCCTTCAGGGCACGGAACATCCGGGAAGCGACGCCGGAGTGGCTGCGCATGCCCACGCCGATGACCGAGACCTTGGAGACCTGCTCGTCGTAGAGCACCTCGTTCGCACCAAGGGTATCCTTGATGTCATTGATGATTTTCATCGTGAGGTCAAGGTCGGCACGGGGCACGGTGAAGGTCATGTCGGTCTTGTGACCGTCGCGGCTGGTATTCTGGATGATCATGTCCACGACGATGCCCGAGTCGGCAAGGGGGGTGAACAGCGAGGAGGCCACGCCGGGGCGGTCATAGACGTCGAGCAGCGTCACGCGGGCCTGATCCTTATCATATGCGATGCCAGAAACCAGAACGGCTTCCATGCTTTGATCCTCCTGGGTTACGATCGTGCCGGGACAGTCGGAGAATGTGGAGCGCACGTGCACGGTCATATTGTATTTCTTTGCGAATTCAACGGACCTGATCTGGAGCACCTTGGCGCCCATGGATGCCATTTCGAGCATCTCGTCGTAGCTGATCTTGGGGATCTTGCGGGCGCGGGACTCGATGTTGGGGTCCGTGGTGTAGACGCCATCGACATCCGTATAGATTTCGCAGAAGTCGGCACCAACGGCGACGGCCAGCGCCACCGCGGAGGTGTCGGAACCGCCGCGTCCCAGCGTGGTGATGCGCCTGTCCTCATCGCAGCCCTGAAAGCCCGCGATGACGAGGACGTCATGGTCCTCAAGCAAGGCCTTCAGCTTGTCGCTGTTGATGTTCAGGATGCGTGCGCGGCCGTATTTCTTGTCGGTGGTGATTTCGGCCTGGAAGCCCAGAAGGGATCGGGCGTGGATGCCCGCGTCCTTCAGCAGCATGGTGAAAAGGGAAACCGAGACCTGCTCGCCCGTGGAAACGAGGGAGTCCATCTCGGCGGCGTCGGGGGTCGAGGACCATTCCCTTGCCAGAGCAAGGAGGCGGTTGGTCTCTCCGGACATGGCAGAGAGCACAACGACGACCTTGTGTCCATCGGCGAGGGCTTGCTCGACCTTGCTCTGCACTTTGCGCATGCAGTCGAGATTGGCGACGGACGTGCCGCCGAACTTCTGAACAATGATGCCCATCGAAGCTTCGCTCCTCACGAAATGTTGGGGTGTATCCGGGCGCGCCCGCAATGATTGCCAGTGCGTAGACCTAGAATGCGGCGCGAAGGGTTTTAATGGCGTTCTTTCCGGTTGCAGTCAACTCGATTGTGCGTCCCGCCGTTGCCGGACGCCATTCGAGCAGTAGAAAATCGTCGGGCCAGAAGCTCTTGTCGAGGTACTGCACCCACTCCACGATGACGAGGGTGTCGTCGTCCTGGAGAAATTCGAGCAGGGACTCGTCCGGTTCCTGATATTCCAGACGATAGAGGTCGAAATGGGCGGCCTCCGGCGTGGTGGGGTAGAGATTCATGATGTTGAAACTCGGGCTGGATACGCGCGCGTCCGCCCCGCCGGGCAGCGCGGCGGCCAGCCCTCTCACCAGAGTGGTCTTTCCCGCGCCGAGGTCGCCGTTTAGAAGAATGTTGATGCCCACCCCGATTTCCGCCACGGCTCGCGCAAGGCGTTGGCCCAGCGCGAGCGTGGCGGCTTCGTCGTCAAGGTGAAGTTCCAGACGGAAGGATTCCGGTTCGGTCACGGGGGCTAGTCCTTGGGCAGCAGGGTGCGCAGGATGTCTTCCTTGCCGATGATGCCGACCAGATGGCCGTTCTCCACCACTGGCAGGGTGTGGAACTTGCGCTCCACGATCAGGGAGGCCACCTCGTCCAGCGGCGTCTCGGGCGAGACGGTGGCCGGATTGGGGGTCATGGCCTGCGCGACGGTCATGGCCGTCATCTTCTGCAATTCACGCTCGAAGTCCCGCGTGGAGGAAAAGGGAATCATGCCGTCCAGCAGGGTGAACACCGACGGCAGCTTGAGCTTCTTCTGCTGGGCGACGAGGTCGCTCTGGCAGAGGATGCCCACCACGCTGCCGCCCTCGTCCAGCACGGGAATTCCGTTGATGCGCTTCTCAAGCATGGTCTGCGCGGCGGAAACGATGTCGTCGTCCGGGTAGAGGGTGATGGGGTTCGGAGTCATGATGTCCTTGGCCTTAAGCATCGACAGTCTCCTTCAGCGCCCGAGGCAGGGCGTGTGCGATTTCGCTGGCCGTGTTGCCCCGCGCGGGGAAGTCCGCAGAGAGCAGATCACCGGCGAGACCATGCCAGTAAACGCCAAGACAGGCCGCGTCCTCGGGTTCGAGTCCGCGGGCGAGCAGGCTGGCGATCAGTCCCGCCAGCACGTCGCCGGAACCGGCAACGGCCAGATTGGATACTGCAAAGGGAGAGACGAAGGCCCTGCTGTCCGGCAGGGCGATGACCGTGCCCGCGCCCTTCAGTACGGCGGTGCCGTCCACTGCGGCGGCCAGCGCCTGTGCCGAGGCGAGACGGACAGACTGGATGTCCTCCCCGGTCTTCCCGAGCAGGCGTGCGGCCTCGCCGGGATGGGGAGTGACGATCTTCGCGCACTGGAAGAGCTTGGCAAGCTCGGGCTTTTTGGCCAGCCAGAACAGGGCGTCCGCGTCGAGGACGACGGGGGGCAGATCCAGGCCCGCCAGTGCGGTGAGAAATTCGAGAACTCTTTCGTCGCGTCCCATGCCGGGGCCGACGAGCACTGCGGTGTAGCGCTCCATGTGCGGGGCCAGATCCTGCGCCATGCCCTCGTTCCAGTTCGTGCCGCTGCCGAGGGGCAGGGTCATGATGTCCGGGTTGCAGGCCTTGACCTCGTGGGCGAGTCCTGCCGGGCAGCCCACTGTGACCATGCCCGCACCGGCGCGCAGCGCGCCAAGGGCGGCCAGATGCGGCGCACCGGTCAGGCCCGTGGAGCCGCCAAGGACGAGCACGTGCCCAGCGGTGCCCTTGTGCATCTCCGGATGCGGCGAGGGCAGCAGCTCCAGCACGCCGTCGGTGAGCATGGCCGAGGTGGCCGGGGTGGAGTGCTTGATGAATTCGGGAATGCCGATGCCGCAGACGTGCACGTCTCCGGTGTATTCCGCCGCGCCGGGCATGGCGAGGCCGAGCTTGGCCGCCTCGAAGGTCACTGTGGTATCGGCCATGATGGCCACGGGGCAGGGTTCGCCGGTCAGGCCGGACAGGCCGGAGGGAATGTCCAGCGCGAGGACGAAGGCCGAGCCGCTGAAGGCGTTCAGCTCCTCGATCCATTCCTGCGCGTAGTCGCGCAGTGCGCCGGAAAGGCCGGTGCCGAACAGACCGTCCACCACGATGTCCGGCTCGCCGTATTCGTGGGTCAGTTCGAGGATGGAATGCCCCGGTGCGAGGTATTCGAGCAGGATGTCCATCTTTTGGGCAAGGCGCAGGTTGGCAGCGGCCGCGCCACGGTATTCCTTCTTGCGGGCGGTGTGGAGCACCAGCACCTGCGCGCCTGCGTTGGCGAGGTGGCGTGCCACGCAGAAGGCGTCGCCGCCGTTGTTGCCGGGACCGGCCACGACGAGGGCCGTAAGCCCGTCCACGGAGCCGATGGTTTCCTCAAGCACGCCGAACGCGCCGAGACCGGCGTTTTCCATGAGCACTTCCTGACGGAGGCCGAAATCCTCGATGGTGGCGTGGTCCCACGTCGCCATTTCCTCGGGCGTGGGCAGCGGAACGGAATGGTACATTTCCATATGCTAATTCTTCTCCAGGACGACCACGGCCGATGCGATGTCGCGACCGTGGGTCAGGCTGATATGTGTGGTGTTGACGCCGAGGCTTTCGGCCAGTTCGCGAGCGGCCCCAAGCAGTTCCAGCTGCGGCTGGCCCGAGGGCAGCCGACGGATTTCGATGGTCTGGAAGCCTACGCCCTTCGCTATGCCCGTGCCAAGCGCCTTGGCTGCCGCTTCCTTGGCGGCGAAGCGGGCGGCGAGGTAGGGGGTTGCGACGGCGGGCATGGCGCTGCGTTCGTTCGGCGTGAGTATGCGGTCGATGAAATGATCGCCATGCCGGGCGACGGCCTGCTCTATGCGGGCGAGTTCAACGACGTCGAGGCCGAGGCCGATGATCATCGATATCGGCCCCTAGTCCACAAACGAGTGCACGAGTTCGCACATCTCGCGCACGGCCTGCGAAATGCCCACATAGGCCGCGCGGGTGATGATGCTGTGGCCGATGGAGTATTCGTTGATGCCGGGAACCTTTGCGAAGGGGCGGATGTTCACGTAGTCCAGCCCGTGGCCGAGGTTCACTTTCAGGCCGAGGTTCTGCGCGTGGCGGATTCCGGCGAGGATCTTTTCCAGCTCGGCCTTGGCCGAAGCGGGAGTGTCCGCGTCGGAGTAGTGGCCGGTGTGGATTTCGATGAATTCGGTGCCGATGGTGGCCGCGGCCTCGATCTGCTCGGGATCCGCGTCGATGAACAGGCTGGAGCGGATGCCCGCCTCGTGGATGGGCTTCAGGAAGGCGCGCAGTTCCTCCACGCGGGAGGCCACGTCCAGACCGCCCTCCGTGGTCAGCTCTTCGCGCTTTTCGGGAACGAGGCAGGTCATGTCGGGGCGCACGCGCAGGCAGATGCTCTGCATCTCCGGGGTGGCGGCCATTTCGAGGCTCAGCGTCGTCTTGATGGTGGCCCGCAGCAGGTCGACGTCGCGATCCTGAATGTGGCGGCGATCTTCACGCAGATGGCAGATTATGCATTCGGCACCGGCCAGTTCGGCCAGATGCGCGGCGGTGACGGGATCGGGTTCCTTGCCCAGACGTGCCTGCCTGAGCGTGGCGATATGATCGACATTGACTGCAAGTGAAGGCATTTCCTGTGGTCCTTTTCGAAAAGTTTCGAGCGCGGGATACGCCGGAAGCCCGGCGACAGGACCCGCTTTGACGAAATTGTCGCCAACACCCGCCGAAAGTCAAGGGAAAGCTTGTGATTTCGGGGTAAAGTGGTAGAACAGGCAGGATCGGAGGTCTTCCGGTTCGGCTTGACTTGAAGTGGCTCTGGCTGTAGCTTCCCGCCTTTGTTCAGCATTTTTTGATGAATCGAGAATCGTCCTCAAGAGGTCTAGATAATGAATGTATGCATAGTCGGTACCGGATATGTCGGTTTGGTGAGCGCCGCGTGTTTCGCCGAGATGGGCAACAACGTGGTGTGCGTCGACGTGAATCCCAAGGTCGTCGAGACGCTGCGTAGCGGCAAGGTTCACATCTACGAGCCGGGCCTTGAGGATATGGTCCGCCGCAACGCCGCGCAGGGGCGGCTTGTGTTCACCACCAGCCTTGCCGACGGTCTGGAGAAGGCGCGTGTCGTGTTCATTACCGTGGGCACTCCCTGCCGCGAGGACGGAAGCTGCGATTTGCGCTTCGTGCATCAGGTTGCGCGCGAGATCGGCCAGCACATGAAGGACCCCAAGATCGTCGTGGACAAGTCCACCGTTCCGGTCGGCACCGCCGATCAGGTGCGGGCCATCGTGGCCGAGGAGCTTGCGAAGCGCGGCATGGACATCGACTTCGACGTGGTCTCCAACCCCGAGTTCCTCAAGGAAGGCGACGCCGTCAATGACTTCATGAAGCCCGACCGCGTGGTGCTCGGTACGGACAACGCCGAGTCCGCCGAGGTGATGCGCTCCCTGTACGCGCCCTTCGCGCGTAGCCGCGAGAAGCTCATCGTCATGGGCGTGCGCAGCGCGGAGATGACCAAGTACGCCGCCAACTGCATGCTGGCCACCAAGATTTCCTTCATCAACGAAATTTCCAACATCTGCGAGAAGGTCGGCGCGGACGTGCGTGACGTGCGCCTCGGCATCGGTTCCGATCACCGCATCGGCTACCACTTCATCTACCCCGGCGTCGGCTACGGCGGCTCCTGCTTCCCCAAGGACGTGAAGGCGCTCATCACCACCGCCCTCGAAAGCGGCCACACCCCGAGTCTGCTTCAGTCCGTGGACGCGGTGAACGACGCCCAGAAGTTCACCGTGGCCCGCAAGATCGAGAACTACTTCGCCGATCAGGGTGGCGTGGAAGGCAAGACGCTGGCCCTGTGGGGTCTGGCCTTCAAGGCCAACACCGACGACATTCGCGAAGCCCCCTCGCTGGTGACCATCCGTCACCTGACCGAGCGCGGCATGCGCGTGAAGGCCTTCGACCCGGTCGCCGGTCCCAACACCCGCAAGGCTCTTGAGGGCAACGACCTTGTGGAGATCGTCGACGAGCAGTATGCCGCCCTTGAAGGCGCCAACGCGCTTGCCGTGGTCACCGAGTGGAACCAGTTCCGCAAGCCCGATTTCGACCGCATCAAGGCCACGTTGAGCGCGCCCATCGTTTTCGACGGACGCAATCTGTACTCCCCCGAGGAGATGGCGGCCTCCGGCTTCGCCTACTTCAGCGTGGGGCGGCAGGCGAAGAAGGCCTGATTCCCGGCGCGAGAGGCGTCTGACCCGTTTTTGAAATGACAAGGCCCCGGCATATGCCGGGGCCTTTTGCGTTTGGGCGCTGAAGTGTGCGGAGACTTTTGTGGAGAGAGCGGGGTGAGTGCAGGGTCGCGGCCGCGCATTCGACGCAAAAAGAAAGCCCCCGCGTGTGCGGGGGCCGAAAAGTGTCTGGCGAGTGGCGGAAGAGGGATCAGCCGACGGTAGTGGTCCGTTTGCATGTCCTGTACTGGAGCTCCTTGAGGATGATTCGCTCGTACTCAAGGTGTGCCCCGGCTCCCGCATCGAATTCGTCCTGAAGGAATTTCTCAAGATATTGCGCCTCTTCCCAGAAGTCGAGAAGCTCCTCGTCGCGCAAGGTCTTGATCTGGTCCTCC
Coding sequences within:
- a CDS encoding response regulator; this encodes MTARKEFFVLALETNPSLRKILATYLNKGGFAGAAVTDSVPDALRLLGEDKRYLVLCDLVVGKHSGIALLQKLRATPRFHALPFVIMSAKKEQAIIVAAARAGASGFLVKPFTEETMLAALDKALIKSATPAQDKQKKGADRDLVEAGFRCLDDFDEEKAIALFTKAVKQNPHNAEALRGLAYAFKARKDIPRFSQFMLAAGKAQVANGEYAEADKVFLEHKRHDATAPNPYSESAKALAEKEDFEKAAHLFERAGVVEPDNAAHFLGGAQALIRLGKPDAAKDKLKAALAISDDLGEARKLWKAVTGESWTKSDENEKAKAKKAEKEEKREAVRFWVPDLLVAPNGYDEHFAIVELSLHSVAFSPQEKTFEVGQSFGLHILKLTEDGVKPELKGLSSTVSRIDEEKVGCTLDQLTTEQEEHLGKILLAAQERQMAHYREEKKEITFDIDMLFI
- a CDS encoding aspartate kinase; protein product: MGIIVQKFGGTSVANLDCMRKVQSKVEQALADGHKVVVVLSAMSGETNRLLALAREWSSTPDAAEMDSLVSTGEQVSVSLFTMLLKDAGIHARSLLGFQAEITTDKKYGRARILNINSDKLKALLEDHDVLVIAGFQGCDEDRRITTLGRGGSDTSAVALAVAVGADFCEIYTDVDGVYTTDPNIESRARKIPKISYDEMLEMASMGAKVLQIRSVEFAKKYNMTVHVRSTFSDCPGTIVTQEDQSMEAVLVSGIAYDKDQARVTLLDVYDRPGVASSLFTPLADSGIVVDMIIQNTSRDGHKTDMTFTVPRADLDLTMKIINDIKDTLGANEVLYDEQVSKVSVIGVGMRSHSGVASRMFRALKDEGINILMISTSEIKVTCLIEEKYTELAVRTLHEAFELEKDRMKC
- a CDS encoding MBL fold metallo-hydrolase; amino-acid sequence: MSISISILVDNTSLNPTLKHEHGFSCAVGLANGNLWLWDSGATSAFLDNAAIMGVNPVRATGMALSHGHWDHAGGIAPLLRYGFTAPIHAHPEYRRDRYDLEEGKAPRFIGIPELPAGTPTPDMRSLTDGQTLDHGLTAITDIVRTPGLFEAIDGFYRDPQGKEQDHVPDDACLVLDTASGMVLLLGCCHSGVANTLNHLRETRGIDRLHTVVGGTHLMDATQDAIRESANALEAFHVEHVYPAHCSGERGLKGLSELLPGRVHAAGSGLRLEF
- a CDS encoding NAD(P)H-hydrate dehydratase, coding for MEMYHSVPLPTPEEMATWDHATIEDFGLRQEVLMENAGLGAFGVLEETIGSVDGLTALVVAGPGNNGGDAFCVARHLANAGAQVLVLHTARKKEYRGAAAANLRLAQKMDILLEYLAPGHSILELTHEYGEPDIVVDGLFGTGLSGALRDYAQEWIEELNAFSGSAFVLALDIPSGLSGLTGEPCPVAIMADTTVTFEAAKLGLAMPGAAEYTGDVHVCGIGIPEFIKHSTPATSAMLTDGVLELLPSPHPEMHKGTAGHVLVLGGSTGLTGAPHLAALGALRAGAGMVTVGCPAGLAHEVKACNPDIMTLPLGSGTNWNEGMAQDLAPHMERYTAVLVGPGMGRDERVLEFLTALAGLDLPPVVLDADALFWLAKKPELAKLFQCAKIVTPHPGEAARLLGKTGEDIQSVRLASAQALAAAVDGTAVLKGAGTVIALPDSRAFVSPFAVSNLAVAGSGDVLAGLIASLLARGLEPEDAACLGVYWHGLAGDLLSADFPARGNTASEIAHALPRALKETVDA
- a CDS encoding CBS domain-containing protein, producing the protein MLKAKDIMTPNPITLYPDDDIVSAAQTMLEKRINGIPVLDEGGSVVGILCQSDLVAQQKKLKLPSVFTLLDGMIPFSSTRDFERELQKMTAMTVAQAMTPNPATVSPETPLDEVASLIVERKFHTLPVVENGHLVGIIGKEDILRTLLPKD
- a CDS encoding pyridoxine 5'-phosphate synthase, with protein sequence MPSLAVNVDHIATLRQARLGKEPDPVTAAHLAELAGAECIICHLREDRRHIQDRDVDLLRATIKTTLSLEMAATPEMQSICLRVRPDMTCLVPEKREELTTEGGLDVASRVEELRAFLKPIHEAGIRSSLFIDADPEQIEAAATIGTEFIEIHTGHYSDADTPASAKAELEKILAGIRHAQNLGLKVNLGHGLDYVNIRPFAKVPGINEYSIGHSIITRAAYVGISQAVREMCELVHSFVD
- the tsaE gene encoding tRNA (adenosine(37)-N6)-threonylcarbamoyltransferase complex ATPase subunit type 1 TsaE → MTEPESFRLELHLDDEAATLALGQRLARAVAEIGVGINILLNGDLGAGKTTLVRGLAAALPGGADARVSSPSFNIMNLYPTTPEAAHFDLYRLEYQEPDESLLEFLQDDDTLVIVEWVQYLDKSFWPDDFLLLEWRPATAGRTIELTATGKNAIKTLRAAF
- a CDS encoding holo-[acyl-carrier-protein] synthase, translated to MIIGLGLDVVELARIEQAVARHGDHFIDRILTPNERSAMPAVATPYLAARFAAKEAAAKALGTGIAKGVGFQTIEIRRLPSGQPQLELLGAARELAESLGVNTTHISLTHGRDIASAVVVLEKN
- the cimA gene encoding citramalate synthase; protein product: MKQISIYDTTLRDGTQAEEISLSTADKIRIAGKLDALGVDYIEGGWPGSNETDRSFFQEIRQYDLSHSRIAAFGSTCNPKGRAADDANLRALVEAEPDAVTLFGKTWDLHVTEALRVSLERNLDIISDSISHMCAHAPEVFFDAEHFFDGYRKNPDYALACLRHAHEAGAKVLVLCDTNGGSLPFEVREIVQTVRAALPEAQLGIHTHNDSETAVANAVEAVFAGAVQVQGTINGFGERCGNANLCSIIPNLELKSGGRFRCLPEGRLKLLTSTSQFVSELCNLRPFMRQPYVGKSAFAHKGGVHVSAVLRNPETYEHVRPELVGNEQRVLLSDLSGRSNILFMAKKYGYALDKNDSAVLDLLDEVKTRESQGYEYSTAEASFELMFFKAMGWSKRYFHLINFNVVDSMREGFTEPYAEATVMLKVGGMVEHTAATGQGQVNALDVALRKALTPFYPTLGEMRLEDFKVRVLHGVMRDSGGTASVVRVLIESADATDRWTTVGVHYDVIHASWQALVDSINYKLFKDDPKKFPVGGKHFPQSEPK